In Methanofollis fontis, the following proteins share a genomic window:
- the hisF gene encoding imidazole glycerol phosphate synthase subunit HisF, translated as MALTKRIIPCLDLKDGRVVKGTHFLGLRDAGDPVELAARYNTQGADEVIFLDITASKEGRGTLIPVIERAADELFLPLTVGGGIRTIDDITQILRAGADKVSINTSAVNDPSLISRGAERFGTQCIVVAIDVRANPAMEEGKTPIALDNGREVWYEVVTMGGSHPTGIDAVGWAQEVEERGAGEILLTSMETDGTKAGFDLPITRTISENVGIPVIASGGVGTLEHFYEGFTLGKADACLAASVFHYGEFTIRQVKEYLAGRGIPVRL; from the coding sequence ATGGCACTCACCAAGCGGATCATCCCCTGCCTGGACCTCAAGGACGGGCGTGTCGTGAAGGGGACGCACTTCCTTGGCCTGCGTGATGCGGGCGACCCCGTGGAGCTGGCGGCGCGCTACAACACCCAGGGGGCGGACGAGGTGATCTTTCTGGACATCACCGCCTCAAAGGAGGGGAGGGGCACCCTCATCCCGGTGATCGAGCGGGCGGCCGACGAGCTCTTCCTGCCGCTCACGGTCGGCGGGGGGATCAGGACCATCGATGACATCACCCAGATCCTCAGGGCCGGGGCGGACAAGGTCTCGATCAATACGAGTGCCGTGAACGATCCCTCACTGATCAGCCGCGGCGCCGAGCGCTTCGGCACCCAGTGCATCGTGGTGGCGATCGACGTGCGGGCGAACCCGGCGATGGAGGAGGGGAAGACGCCGATCGCCCTTGACAACGGGCGGGAGGTCTGGTACGAGGTGGTGACGATGGGCGGGTCGCACCCGACCGGCATCGACGCTGTCGGATGGGCGCAGGAGGTCGAAGAACGGGGTGCAGGCGAGATCCTGCTGACAAGCATGGAGACCGACGGCACAAAAGCGGGCTTCGACCTGCCGATCACCCGCACGATCTCGGAGAACGTCGGCATCCCGGTGATCGCCAGCGGCGGTGTCGGAACGCTGGAGCATTTTTATGAGGGGTTCACCCTCGGAAAAGCGGACGCCTGCCTTGCGGCAAGCGTCTTCCACTACGGGGAGTTCACCATCCGGCAGGTCAAGGAGTATCTGGCCGGACGGGGTATCCCGGTACGGCTGTGA
- the endA gene encoding tRNA-intron lyase — protein sequence MKATIDGNALHLGQEGLSLYESGGYGRPVKGGLRLAPEEGLYLLWRNRITVTGHDAPSLLREYSRTPGFFRRYLVYRDLRERGYALQTGPHDFRVFRRGERPGKGHSQYLVRVLAERDLVDFDRVTAEVATAGNMRKQYVVAAVDDEGELTYYEVKVDHLPAPDEAETGGQAEGEAVGAVALVPVAGAEWLSEAGFGKLLDSDRIMLSPVEALALMDDRRLSLVRDDVPLSREEYFAAAAEYDAELLEKAAVYADLRRRGHAPKTGYKFGHHFRVYIGGIQHSPMLAQAIPAGTALTMVAISRSVRLAHSVKKKMLFACVHTDGIQYIEFARIKL from the coding sequence GTGAAGGCGACAATCGACGGCAATGCTCTCCACCTCGGGCAGGAGGGTCTTTCGCTCTATGAGAGCGGCGGGTATGGCCGACCCGTGAAGGGCGGTCTCCGCCTCGCCCCTGAGGAGGGGCTCTACCTCCTCTGGCGGAATCGGATCACGGTGACGGGCCATGATGCACCCTCGCTCCTGCGTGAGTACTCCAGGACACCGGGATTTTTTCGGCGCTACCTGGTCTACCGCGACCTGCGCGAGCGCGGCTATGCCCTCCAGACCGGCCCCCATGATTTCCGGGTCTTTCGGCGGGGTGAACGTCCGGGGAAGGGGCACTCGCAGTATCTTGTAAGGGTGCTCGCCGAGCGTGACCTTGTGGACTTTGATAGGGTGACCGCCGAGGTGGCGACGGCCGGAAACATGCGCAAGCAGTATGTGGTCGCCGCCGTGGACGACGAGGGTGAACTCACCTACTATGAGGTGAAGGTCGATCATCTTCCGGCACCCGATGAGGCAGAGACGGGAGGGCAGGCGGAGGGCGAAGCGGTTGGCGCCGTCGCCCTCGTCCCGGTCGCCGGTGCCGAATGGCTTTCTGAGGCTGGATTTGGCAAACTGCTCGATTCGGATCGGATCATGCTCTCCCCCGTGGAGGCACTTGCCCTGATGGACGATCGTCGCCTTTCTCTGGTCCGGGACGACGTCCCTCTCTCACGGGAGGAATACTTTGCCGCCGCCGCCGAATACGACGCCGAACTCCTGGAGAAGGCGGCGGTCTATGCAGACCTGCGCCGCCGCGGCCATGCCCCGAAGACGGGTTACAAGTTCGGCCATCATTTCCGGGTCTACATCGGCGGCATCCAGCACTCGCCGATGCTCGCTCAGGCCATCCCTGCGGGAACCGCCCTCACCATGGTGGCGATCTCCCGTTCAGTCCGCCTTGCGCACAGTGTCAAAAAGAAGATGTTGTTTGCCTGTGTACATACAGACGGCATTCAGTACATCGAATTTGCACGAATCAAACTGTGA
- a CDS encoding golvesin C-terminal-like domain-containing protein yields MSKTSILLGAALLLCLFQAVSAATLVVAASDSSATSQLHADYICDGISDQQEIQAAINAVSSSGGGTISLSEGTFALSSSLSLQNDCVLEGQGVEKTLFKLSNKATIYISSSVQRVTLGNFKAVGEGCILIQGDHVSLHDITMTTGDTVDGAFRIMCSSGKPVVSDVEFVNCSAIDCGCIGFINSASRSVAFNSWVKDIRYIDCVAINCGLASQFNPWVCGFDFAELNNVDGMVIEGCYAEGNWESGFHFEPTTIKNVVMKDCFSKDNAKKTAVTGETCLFGAGYFTNGDVTLENCVSIGDHRRGYMIRGGDIIATLVNCSDRGALNSFDLSNVNGVVLKNCVSESPKSAGLAIYGSSNVRTVDCTIYSTLSSPIKTTSSSGLDLSGVTVVKSNTAPDPVTPIPTPTPTPTPTPTPVPTPADEGITIDNTDSAHVTVTGAWTSSTFAGINPPYGANYFHDGNSGKGSKSVTFTADLPEGGMYEVYLYYTEYNNRASNTPVDIVHGGQTETVTVNQRINGGSFNLLGEYAFDAGTDGSITVRTDGTDGYVIADAVRFVYVGPAPIPTPTPTPTPTPTPVPPADEGITLDNTDTAHVTVTGAWASSTYELINSPYGANYLHDQNSGKGDKSVTYTPDLPESGTYAVYLYYTEYNNRASNTPVDIAHRGQTETVTVNQRINGGSFNLLGEYAFDAGTDGSITVRTDGTDGYVVADAVRFVYVGPAPTPTPIPPADEEITLDNTDTAHVTVTGAWASSTYELINSPYGTNYLHDQNSGKGGKSVTFTPDLPESGTYAVYLYYTEYNNRASNTPVDIAHRGQTETVTVNQRINGGSFNLLGEYAFDAGTDGSITVRTDGTDGYVIADAVRFVRVA; encoded by the coding sequence ATGTCAAAAACAAGTATTCTACTTGGCGCTGCTCTTCTGCTCTGTCTCTTTCAGGCAGTCAGTGCAGCTACTCTGGTTGTGGCGGCAAGTGATAGTTCAGCAACGTCCCAACTTCATGCCGACTACATCTGTGACGGTATCAGTGATCAACAGGAAATTCAGGCTGCCATTAATGCTGTCTCCTCGTCCGGTGGCGGCACAATCAGCCTGAGTGAAGGCACCTTTGCGCTTTCTTCCTCGCTTTCCCTGCAGAACGACTGTGTGCTGGAAGGTCAGGGAGTAGAAAAAACGTTATTTAAACTGAGCAACAAGGCGACGATATATATTTCCTCCTCTGTTCAGAGGGTAACACTCGGAAATTTCAAGGCCGTGGGGGAGGGATGCATCCTCATCCAGGGTGACCATGTCAGCCTCCATGACATCACGATGACCACCGGCGACACCGTTGATGGTGCGTTCAGGATCATGTGCTCGAGTGGAAAACCGGTTGTCAGTGATGTCGAATTTGTGAACTGCTCGGCAATCGACTGTGGGTGTATCGGGTTTATCAACTCCGCTTCCCGGTCGGTCGCCTTCAACTCATGGGTGAAAGACATCCGGTACATAGACTGTGTGGCCATCAACTGCGGTCTTGCAAGCCAGTTTAATCCCTGGGTCTGTGGCTTTGACTTCGCAGAACTCAATAATGTTGACGGCATGGTCATTGAGGGATGTTATGCCGAAGGAAACTGGGAATCCGGATTCCACTTCGAACCGACGACGATCAAGAACGTGGTAATGAAGGACTGTTTCAGCAAAGACAACGCGAAGAAGACTGCAGTCACCGGAGAAACCTGTCTGTTTGGTGCTGGTTATTTCACCAACGGTGATGTGACCCTTGAAAACTGCGTGTCGATCGGCGACCACCGCCGCGGCTACATGATCCGGGGCGGGGACATCATTGCGACACTGGTAAACTGCAGTGACCGTGGTGCACTCAACTCATTTGATCTCTCCAATGTCAACGGCGTTGTGCTGAAGAACTGTGTGAGCGAGAGCCCGAAATCGGCAGGTCTCGCGATTTACGGCTCTTCTAATGTCAGGACGGTCGACTGCACCATCTACAGCACTCTGTCGAGTCCGATTAAGACTACATCCTCGAGCGGATTGGACCTTTCGGGTGTCACTGTTGTGAAATCGAACACGGCACCCGACCCTGTAACCCCGATCCCGACTCCGACCCCAACTCCGACCCCAACTCCGACCCCGGTTCCGACTCCGGCTGACGAGGGGATCACCATCGACAACACCGATTCAGCCCATGTCACCGTTACAGGGGCGTGGACATCCAGCACCTTTGCGGGGATCAACCCTCCTTATGGTGCAAATTACTTCCATGATGGAAACAGCGGAAAGGGAAGCAAGAGTGTGACCTTTACCGCCGACCTCCCTGAGGGCGGGATGTATGAGGTCTACCTCTACTACACCGAGTACAACAACCGTGCGAGCAACACTCCCGTCGACATCGTCCATGGCGGTCAGACCGAAACGGTCACGGTCAACCAGCGTATCAACGGCGGTTCATTCAACCTTCTTGGTGAATATGCCTTTGATGCCGGGACCGACGGTTCCATAACGGTTCGTACAGACGGCACGGACGGGTATGTGATCGCCGATGCGGTCCGGTTCGTGTATGTCGGGCCGGCACCCATTCCGACCCCTACCCCGACCCCTACTCCCACTCCGACCCCGGTGCCTCCGGCTGACGAGGGGATCACCCTTGACAATACCGACACTGCCCATGTCACCGTTACCGGTGCATGGGCCTCAAGCACCTATGAACTGATCAACTCACCATACGGCGCAAACTATCTCCATGACCAGAATAGCGGGAAGGGGGATAAGAGTGTGACCTATACACCTGACCTTCCAGAATCCGGGACGTATGCGGTCTACCTCTACTACACCGAGTACAACAACCGTGCGAGCAACACTCCTGTCGACATCGCCCATCGTGGACAGACCGAAACGGTCACGGTCAACCAGCGTATCAACGGCGGTTCATTCAACCTCCTTGGTGAATACGCCTTTGATGCCGGGACTGACGGTTCCATAACGGTTCGTACAGACGGCACAGACGGGTATGTGGTCGCTGATGCGGTCCGGTTCGTATACGTCGGGCCGGCACCCACCCCGACACCGATCCCTCCAGCAGATGAGGAGATCACCCTTGACAACACCGACACAGCCCATGTCACCGTTACCGGTGCATGGGCCTCAAGCACCTATGAACTGATCAACTCACCATACGGCACAAACTATCTCCATGACCAGAATAGTGGGAAAGGAGGTAAGAGTGTGACCTTTACGCCTGACCTTCCAGAATCCGGGACGTATGCGGTCTACCTCTACTACACCGAGTATAACAACCGTGCGAGCAACACTCCTGTCGACATCGCCCATCGTGGACAGACCGAAACGGTCACGGTCAACCAGCGTATCAACGGCGGTTCATTCAACCTTCTTGGTGAATATGCCTTTGATGCCGGGACCGACGGTTCCATAACGGTTCGTACAGATGGCACGGACGGATATGTGATCGCTGATGCGGTCCGGTTCGTGCGTGTGGCATAA
- a CDS encoding tryptophan--tRNA ligase yields the protein MQQGINPWASSQTVDVGKLFTEFGIEPMETVIDRLPDVPPFMRRGIVVGHRDYGPIADAVRNRTPFNVMTGFMPSGHPHLGHLMVMKEVVWHVEQGGRGYVAVADREAHAVRGIPWEQCREFGREYLTCLYALGYQGTTYAQSSNDPLKDLAFEAAIKINFSDLSAIYGFTQETSLAHGMSVATQVADILYPQTDCGPAPTVVPVGIDQDPHIRLTRDVAYKLRMFLVEQRDGHVSVRSKNAPDAAIDAVHAAFPGSKRYGGHVDVRGGDLQAIEAAVREIEIDHGGYGFIAPSATYHTFMQGLQGGKMSSSVPESFISFHESEKDLKKKVMGALTGGRMTLEEQKRLGGEPERCSVYLLNLFHMEEDDAELAEICRKCRSGEMMCGTCKKETLERTKAFLKDFRERMDEVEHLVDE from the coding sequence ATGCAGCAGGGGATCAATCCATGGGCAAGCAGCCAGACGGTCGATGTCGGGAAACTCTTCACCGAATTCGGCATCGAACCGATGGAAACCGTCATTGACCGCCTCCCCGACGTCCCGCCATTCATGCGCCGGGGGATCGTCGTCGGCCATCGTGACTACGGTCCGATCGCCGACGCCGTCAGGAACAGAACACCCTTTAACGTGATGACCGGTTTCATGCCCTCCGGCCACCCGCACCTCGGTCACCTGATGGTGATGAAGGAGGTGGTCTGGCATGTGGAGCAGGGCGGACGCGGTTATGTGGCGGTCGCCGACCGCGAGGCGCATGCCGTCCGGGGCATCCCGTGGGAGCAGTGCCGGGAGTTCGGGCGGGAGTACCTCACCTGCCTGTATGCCCTCGGCTACCAGGGGACGACCTATGCCCAGAGCAGCAACGACCCCCTCAAGGATCTGGCCTTCGAGGCGGCGATCAAGATCAATTTCTCCGATCTCTCGGCGATATACGGCTTCACGCAGGAGACCTCCCTCGCCCACGGGATGAGCGTGGCCACACAGGTGGCGGACATCCTCTACCCACAGACTGACTGCGGACCGGCGCCGACGGTGGTGCCGGTCGGCATCGACCAGGACCCGCATATCAGGCTGACCCGGGACGTCGCATACAAGCTCAGGATGTTCCTGGTGGAGCAGCGGGACGGGCACGTGAGCGTCCGGTCGAAGAACGCCCCTGATGCGGCGATCGATGCCGTCCACGCAGCGTTCCCCGGTTCAAAACGCTATGGCGGGCATGTGGATGTCAGGGGAGGGGACCTGCAGGCAATCGAGGCGGCGGTGCGGGAGATCGAGATCGACCACGGCGGGTATGGCTTCATCGCCCCGTCCGCCACTTATCACACCTTCATGCAGGGGCTGCAGGGCGGAAAGATGTCCTCATCGGTCCCCGAGAGTTTCATCTCCTTCCATGAGTCGGAGAAGGACCTGAAGAAGAAGGTGATGGGGGCGCTCACCGGCGGACGCATGACCCTAGAGGAGCAGAAACGCCTGGGCGGCGAACCTGAACGGTGTTCGGTCTATCTCCTCAACCTTTTCCACATGGAGGAGGACGATGCCGAACTTGCCGAGATCTGCAGGAAATGCCGGTCCGGCGAGATGATGTGCGGAACATGCAAGAAAGAAACGCTTGAACGGACTAAGGCGTTCCTGAAGGATTTCAGAGAGCGGATGGATGAAGTGGAACATCTGGTGGATGAATAA
- the pheS gene encoding phenylalanine--tRNA ligase subunit alpha: MADLTLNEKRLLVALAPLGEAGTGALAGALGTTEAAVVQYAHLCADSGLAEVVRTTTTTYALTPEGEDYRKNGLPERQMLENVGDSAPMRDLQAHPLSRIGIGWLRKKGWITIRAGVAERVGEVPPGDDEIALQDPKEGMPGIADLLKRNLITASEETAWQIRITAAGRALVDAGLDLTEETGTLTREQIISGSWRTANLRRYSLATPPKRIWPGKTHPYGGVLDDVRRILLEMGFEEMRGEIVQSAFWDFDALFQPQDHPAREMQDTFYLDLAEPCPPGWEGVRDIHEHGGDTSSTGWGGRWDPAKAEQCVLRTHTTPLSIRHLVATRRPPVKAFALGRVYRREAIDPTHLPEFEQLEGIVMDEDVTFRDLLGYLKEFYAAMGFDAVRFRPGYFPYTEPSVEPEVRVDGLGWVELGGAGVFREEVTAPWGIEAPVLAWGLGISRLAMLRLGLRDLRQLYRSDIDWIRDHPVIGREE; the protein is encoded by the coding sequence ATGGCAGATCTCACCCTGAATGAAAAACGCCTCCTCGTGGCCCTTGCCCCTCTCGGCGAGGCCGGGACCGGCGCCCTTGCCGGTGCTCTCGGGACGACGGAGGCGGCGGTCGTGCAGTATGCCCATCTCTGTGCTGATAGCGGGCTTGCAGAGGTCGTGCGGACGACCACGACGACCTATGCCCTCACCCCCGAGGGCGAGGACTACCGGAAGAACGGACTTCCCGAACGGCAGATGCTGGAGAATGTCGGTGATTCGGCCCCGATGCGGGACCTGCAGGCCCACCCCCTTTCAAGAATCGGGATCGGCTGGCTCAGGAAGAAGGGCTGGATCACGATCCGCGCCGGCGTCGCAGAGCGGGTCGGCGAGGTGCCCCCCGGCGATGACGAGATCGCCCTGCAGGACCCGAAGGAGGGCATGCCCGGCATCGCCGATCTCCTCAAGCGCAACCTGATCACCGCCTCCGAGGAGACGGCGTGGCAGATCCGGATCACGGCCGCGGGCCGGGCGCTCGTCGATGCCGGACTCGACCTCACCGAGGAAACCGGCACCCTGACGCGCGAGCAGATCATCAGCGGCTCCTGGCGGACCGCAAACCTCCGCCGCTACAGCCTCGCCACCCCGCCGAAACGTATCTGGCCGGGCAAGACCCACCCCTATGGCGGTGTGCTTGATGATGTCCGCCGGATCCTGCTGGAGATGGGCTTTGAGGAGATGCGGGGCGAGATCGTCCAGAGCGCCTTCTGGGACTTCGACGCCCTCTTTCAGCCGCAGGACCACCCGGCACGCGAGATGCAGGACACCTTCTACCTCGACCTCGCCGAACCCTGTCCGCCGGGATGGGAGGGGGTCAGGGATATCCACGAGCATGGCGGGGACACCTCCTCCACCGGATGGGGCGGGCGATGGGACCCGGCAAAGGCCGAGCAGTGCGTGCTCCGCACCCACACTACCCCCCTCTCCATCCGCCACCTGGTGGCCACCCGCCGCCCGCCGGTGAAGGCCTTTGCCCTCGGGCGGGTCTACCGGCGCGAGGCGATCGATCCCACCCATCTGCCGGAGTTTGAGCAGCTCGAGGGGATCGTAATGGACGAGGACGTCACCTTCCGCGACCTCCTCGGGTATCTGAAGGAGTTTTACGCCGCCATGGGCTTTGACGCCGTCAGGTTCAGGCCGGGCTACTTCCCCTACACCGAACCCTCGGTGGAGCCCGAGGTCCGGGTGGACGGGCTTGGCTGGGTGGAGCTCGGCGGTGCCGGCGTCTTCAGGGAGGAGGTCACCGCCCCCTGGGGGATCGAGGCGCCCGTGCTTGCCTGGGGGCTCGGGATCAGCAGGCTTGCGATGCTGCGCCTGGGGCTCCGGGACCTCCGCCAGCTCTACCGCAGCGACATCGACTGGATACGCGACCACCCCGTGATCGGGAGGGAGGAGTGA
- the pheT gene encoding phenylalanine--tRNA ligase subunit beta — MAIISLNYEYLERLTGADRETILERLPMIGSDIERTLEDGVDVEFFPSRVDLYSTEGVARAMRGFLGIEGGLPSYPVTASGITFSVDPGLAEIRPHLASAVIRNVRMDEAGIESLMGLQEALHWALGRGRRKVAIGVHDMDAVRPPFRYLAAPRDHRFVPLDFEEELSLEEILEQHPKGRDYAHIVDAFDRFPLIVDAEGRVLSFPPIINGELTRVTTETTTILLDCTGTDERAVRMAAAIICTALAEAGATIESVEIDGTACPDLSPTERIVTVDACRRLIGLDLSADEMAALLQKMRFGAEPLDDGGVRVLVPPYRADIIHDADLFEDLAIAYGYDRFETSRPRTYTTGREHPIAVLERTVRSVFTGMGHLEVLPFTLTSERILYERMGREPSTDLLRVSKPISEDQSVVRTDILPLIMEILEINCHRELPQRIFAVGDVIRATTTLQSVAAASIHPGADFSEAYAAMDALCRECGVGATFVESADPAFIDGRRGDVIVDGKRVGVFGEIHPEVLTAFSLEHPVAALELDLTAVPGYPVRPDTP; from the coding sequence ATGGCAATCATCAGTCTCAATTACGAATATCTCGAGCGCCTGACCGGCGCCGACCGGGAGACGATCCTGGAGCGGCTGCCGATGATCGGATCTGATATCGAGCGCACCCTTGAGGACGGCGTGGACGTGGAGTTCTTCCCGAGCAGGGTGGACCTCTACTCCACCGAGGGGGTCGCCCGGGCGATGCGGGGGTTCCTGGGGATCGAGGGGGGTCTTCCCTCCTATCCGGTCACCGCTTCAGGGATCACCTTCAGTGTCGATCCCGGACTTGCGGAGATCCGGCCCCACCTCGCATCGGCCGTGATCAGGAACGTCCGCATGGACGAGGCGGGTATCGAGAGCCTGATGGGGCTGCAGGAGGCCCTGCACTGGGCCCTCGGGCGGGGGCGGCGGAAGGTGGCGATCGGTGTCCATGACATGGATGCCGTGCGCCCCCCCTTCCGCTATCTCGCCGCCCCGCGGGACCACCGGTTTGTCCCCCTGGACTTCGAGGAAGAACTCAGCCTCGAGGAGATCCTGGAGCAGCACCCCAAGGGCCGCGACTATGCCCATATTGTGGATGCCTTCGACCGTTTCCCCCTGATTGTGGATGCAGAGGGCCGGGTGCTCTCCTTCCCGCCGATCATCAACGGCGAGCTGACGCGGGTGACGACGGAGACGACGACCATCCTCCTGGACTGCACCGGCACCGACGAGCGTGCTGTCAGAATGGCCGCCGCCATCATCTGCACCGCCCTGGCCGAAGCAGGGGCGACGATCGAGAGCGTGGAGATCGACGGGACCGCCTGCCCCGACCTCTCGCCGACAGAGCGGATCGTCACGGTGGACGCCTGCCGCCGCCTCATCGGCCTCGATCTCTCGGCCGACGAGATGGCCGCGCTCCTGCAGAAGATGCGTTTCGGCGCTGAACCCCTCGACGACGGAGGGGTCCGCGTGCTTGTCCCGCCCTATCGGGCCGATATCATCCATGACGCCGATCTCTTCGAGGACCTCGCCATCGCCTATGGCTATGACCGTTTCGAGACCTCCCGGCCGCGGACCTACACCACCGGGCGGGAGCACCCGATCGCCGTCCTCGAGCGCACCGTCCGCTCGGTCTTCACCGGCATGGGGCACCTGGAGGTGCTCCCCTTCACCCTCACCTCGGAGCGGATCCTCTATGAGCGGATGGGGCGCGAACCGTCCACCGACCTCCTGCGGGTCTCAAAACCGATCTCCGAGGACCAGAGCGTGGTGCGCACCGATATCCTCCCCCTGATCATGGAGATCCTGGAGATCAACTGCCACCGTGAACTGCCGCAGCGGATCTTTGCCGTCGGAGACGTGATCCGGGCGACAACCACGCTCCAGAGCGTGGCCGCCGCCTCGATCCATCCGGGCGCCGATTTCTCGGAGGCCTACGCCGCCATGGACGCCCTCTGCCGCGAGTGCGGGGTCGGGGCGACCTTTGTCGAATCGGCCGATCCGGCATTCATCGACGGGCGCAGGGGCGATGTGATCGTGGACGGAAAAAGGGTGGGGGTGTTTGGCGAGATCCACCCGGAGGTGCTCACCGCCTTCTCGCTCGAGCACCCGGTGGCGGCGCTCGAACTGGACCTCACAGCCGTACCGGGATACCCCGTCCGGCCAGATACTCCTTGA
- a CDS encoding serine O-acetyltransferase has product MKPPSPERIFAADIGRYFYSRPGRPDLSRKIRYYAHVTRYFVLEPGFRAIYFYRVNNRIVRNKIRFIGPFFRFMGSALTGIRISPYADIGSGLFIPNAQCIVIGYGVEIGKNVTIYQGVTIGIVPGKKRDERTTPIIGDNVMLGAGSKILGPVSIGDNSIIGANAVVVRDVPANSVATGVPAEVSGTVKVPYPQQLEDSG; this is encoded by the coding sequence ATGAAGCCCCCCTCCCCTGAACGCATATTTGCAGCCGATATTGGGAGATATTTCTATTCACGTCCCGGTAGGCCTGATCTATCGAGAAAGATCAGATATTATGCGCATGTAACGCGGTATTTCGTCCTGGAGCCCGGCTTTCGTGCAATATATTTTTACCGGGTGAACAACCGGATCGTCAGAAATAAAATACGATTTATTGGGCCATTTTTCCGGTTCATGGGTTCTGCCCTGACCGGCATCCGCATATCGCCATATGCGGATATCGGATCGGGCCTGTTCATCCCGAATGCGCAGTGTATTGTGATCGGATATGGTGTGGAGATCGGTAAAAACGTCACCATCTACCAGGGTGTGACGATAGGGATTGTTCCGGGGAAGAAACGGGACGAACGCACAACCCCTATTATTGGAGATAATGTGATGCTGGGGGCAGGATCGAAGATCCTCGGTCCTGTATCCATTGGAGATAATTCTATCATCGGGGCAAATGCCGTGGTGGTCAGGGACGTTCCTGCCAATTCTGTGGCCACGGGTGTCCCGGCAGAGGTTTCAGGAACGGTGAAAGTCCCATACCCTCAGCAGTTGGAAGATAGCGGTTGA
- a CDS encoding adenosylhomocysteinase, protein MKSGQQKMDWARQYMPVLGSIRREFEEKRPLEGVTIGMALHVEAKTAVLVETLAAGGAEVYITGCNPLSTQDDVAEALNEVAGVHCYAKRACSNEEYYAAINRVLDARPSITIDDGMDLIFELHTRRQDLLPGIIGGCEETTTGIHRLRSMADEGALKFPVIAVNDTPMKRHFDNVHGTGESSLSAIMATTNCLLAGKYLVVAGYGYCGRGVARKARGLGARVIVTEVDTRRALEAHMEGFAVMPMEAASALGEIFITTTGNTSILTERHFPLLRDGAILSNAGHFNVEIDVEWLEKNAGDIERRDGIDTYVLDGHKIHVLAEGRLVNLATPKGMGHPIEVMDLSFALQALSAKYILENGKSLVAGVYDVPNAIDEEVAGRKLTSLGITIDALSEEQEHYMSAWDIGT, encoded by the coding sequence ATGAAGAGCGGTCAGCAGAAGATGGACTGGGCCAGGCAGTATATGCCGGTCCTCGGGAGCATCAGGCGAGAATTTGAGGAAAAGCGGCCCCTTGAGGGCGTAACGATCGGCATGGCCCTCCATGTGGAGGCAAAAACTGCCGTTCTCGTCGAGACCCTCGCCGCGGGCGGGGCGGAGGTGTACATCACCGGGTGCAACCCCCTCTCCACGCAGGACGACGTGGCGGAGGCGCTGAATGAGGTCGCCGGCGTCCACTGCTATGCGAAGAGGGCATGCTCCAATGAGGAGTATTATGCGGCGATCAACCGTGTCCTGGACGCCCGCCCCTCGATCACTATCGACGACGGCATGGACCTGATCTTCGAGCTCCACACCCGGCGGCAGGACCTCCTCCCCGGCATCATCGGCGGGTGCGAGGAGACGACCACCGGCATCCACCGCCTCCGTTCGATGGCGGACGAGGGTGCCCTCAAGTTCCCGGTGATCGCGGTGAACGACACCCCGATGAAACGCCACTTTGACAACGTCCACGGCACCGGCGAGAGTTCGCTCTCGGCGATCATGGCGACCACGAACTGCCTGCTTGCCGGCAAGTATCTTGTCGTGGCCGGATACGGGTATTGCGGGCGTGGCGTCGCCAGGAAGGCCCGCGGGCTCGGTGCGCGGGTGATCGTCACCGAAGTCGATACCCGGCGGGCACTCGAGGCCCATATGGAGGGCTTTGCCGTGATGCCGATGGAGGCGGCGTCGGCGCTCGGCGAGATCTTCATCACCACCACCGGCAACACCTCGATCCTCACCGAACGTCACTTCCCCCTGCTCAGAGACGGTGCCATCCTCTCCAATGCCGGGCACTTCAATGTCGAGATCGATGTCGAGTGGCTTGAGAAGAACGCCGGTGACATCGAACGCCGGGACGGGATCGACACCTATGTGCTGGACGGGCATAAGATCCACGTGCTCGCGGAGGGGCGCCTGGTGAACCTCGCCACGCCGAAGGGTATGGGCCACCCGATCGAGGTGATGGATCTCTCATTTGCCCTTCAGGCACTTTCGGCGAAATATATCCTTGAAAATGGGAAGAGTCTTGTCGCCGGTGTCTATGATGTCCCCAACGCCATCGACGAGGAGGTGGCGGGCAGAAAACTCACCTCCCTTGGCATCACGATCGACGCCCTCTCTGAGGAGCAGGAGCACTATATGTCGGCGTGGGATATCGGGACATAA